Proteins encoded in a region of the Takifugu flavidus isolate HTHZ2018 chromosome 8, ASM371156v2, whole genome shotgun sequence genome:
- the si:dkey-72l14.3 gene encoding LOW QUALITY PROTEIN: glyco_hydro_56 domain-containing protein (The sequence of the model RefSeq protein was modified relative to this genomic sequence to represent the inferred CDS: deleted 1 base in 1 codon) translates to MAWTEKPSHLHTKPEPKLTLDSLGTHSLSPATLQVFLSLLLLLVAFADLCFAGPAQPARPPLLSGQPFIIFWGILDSSCSGRPDPRSFGMEPEGRVAVFYEDTLGNYPYFVSKDVPVNGGLPQHTRLDTHLQKTQQDLEAALPAPRYLGLGVVRWGEWLPQWSRNRAKQAMYLEESRKLLRTFFPSWSQEEVEKWSKVDFEAAAQSLMMETLREVKRLRPKALWGVSPYPSCYSGDPSQTTLANYTGQCGAAEMALNDELLWLWKRCSALYPLLNLEKVQSGSADARLYLSSQIKEALRVSSLASSAFDLPVFPLVKSFYSSTNTFLSQADLVSTIGESAAMGTAGVVIWEKSETKTERECQDLAEFVTMVLGPYSSNVTTAARLCSASLCQGKGRCVRQNPNSSAYLHLPTPSEAAEKATGKPEEEKATEELEGTTNTAEPDPAEIWKKDFQCQWYKTADGDVSDQLSPKDGAAASVGGEQVDALRSTTASSVAATKAASVSGSPQPSPAAPTDGGPRQVGAPTLTALVLLTAVGLCVEP, encoded by the exons ATGGCGTGGACCGAGAAACCATCGCATCTACACACAAAGCCAGAGCCAAAACTGACCCTCGACAGTCTCGGGACTCATTCCCTGTCGCCGGCCACCCTGCAggtcttcctctccctcctcctcttgctcgTTGCCTTCGCGGACCTCTGCTTTGCCGGCCCAGCTCAGCCGGCTCGCCCCCCTCTCCTGTCCGGGCAGCCTTTCATCATCTTCTGGGGCATCCTGGATTCCTCCTGCTCCGGTCGGCCAGATCCCAGATCCTTTGGCATGGAACCAGAGGGACGAGTGGCTGTGTTCTATGAGGACACCCTGGGGAACTACCCTTATTTTGTCAGCAAAGACGTACCCGTCAATGGGGGTCTACCGCAGCACACACGGCTGGACACCCACCTTCAAAAGACACAGCAGGACTTGGAGGCAGCTCTACCTGCCCCGAGGTATCTCGGGCTGGGGGTTGTGCGCTGGGGGGAGTGGCTCCCCCAGTGGTCAAGGAACCGAGCAAAACAGGCAATGTATCTGGAGGAATCGCGGAAGCTACTGAGGACTTTCTTTCCAAGCTGGAgtcaagaggaggtggagaagtgGTCAAAG GTGGACTTTGAGGCAGCGGCGCAGTCATTAATGATGGAGACTCTACGGGAGGTCAAAAGGCTGAGGCCCAAGGCATTATGGGGGGTTTCCCCTTACCCCAGCTGCTACAGCGGCGACCCCTCCCAAACAACGCTGGCTAATTACACA GGTCAGTGCGGCGCCGCCGAGATGGCGCTCAACGACGAGCTGCTGTGGTTGTGGAAACGCTGCTCTGCCCTCTACCCTCTCCTCAATCTGGAGAAGGTGCAG AGCGGCAGCGCAGACGCTCGGCTTTATTTGTCCAGTCAGATCAAAGAAGCCCTACGAGTATCGTCTCTGGCCAGCTCGGCCTTTGATCTTCCAGTTTTCCCACTGGTCAAGAGTTTCTACTCCTCGACGAACACCTTCCTGTCACAG GCCGACCTGGTCAGCACTATTGGGGAGAGCGCTGCCATGGGAACAGCGGGAGTCGTCATCTGGGAGAAAAGTGAGACCAAGACAGAG AGGGAATGTCAGGACCTGGCGGAGTTCGTGACTATGGTCTTGGGACCGTACTCCTCCAACGTGACGACGGCCGCTCGGCTCTGCTCGGCCTCTCTGTGCCAGGGAAAGGGTCGATGCGTCCGGCAAAATCCAAATAGCTCCGCCTACCTCCACCTCCCCACGCCCTCCGAGGCGGCGGAGAAGGCGACGGGAAAG ccagaggaggagaaagccaCCGAGGAGCTGGAAGGCACCACGAATACAGCAGAGCCAGACCCAGCTGAGATCTGGAAGAAGGACTTCCAGTGCCAGTGGTACAAGACCGCAGACGGGGACGTTTCCGACCAGCTTTCCCCCAAAGATGGAGCAGCTGCCAGCGTTGGAGGGGAGCAAGTGGACGCGCTGAGGAGCACAACAGCGTCTAGCGTAGCTGCGACAAAAGCTGCCTCTGTGAGCGGAAGTCCTCAGCCTTCGCCGGCAGCACCGACAGACGGGGGTCCGAGACAGGTCGGCGCCCCGACCCTGAccgctctggtgctgctgacgGCCGTAGGTCTGTGCGTAGAACCTTAA